Proteins encoded together in one Planctomyces sp. SH-PL14 window:
- a CDS encoding response regulator has translation MSRPQFLVYGRSDACLDDVVAGLSRHCDVRAVHTLREAITALQSGGIHGFCVLNEGIASSELLLEAGGILRELPQGIAVLDPQGNILWANGQFRELTRAEQDVVGKGLFDTLSGYEFLPGEYSPVQAALQSNQLASATLKSSDSTFLTIEVKPVSESACAGPALLLAVVHDVTASWSARQKIEAIYAAGFELGDLQPEEVVDLSVEDRVELLKDKILRYTQDLLKFETVEIRLLNEETGILTPLLSVGMGTAAQRELKALPEENGVTGFVATTGQSYLCMDTQRDCHYLPGAPGARSSLTVPLVLHDQVLGTFNVESTKPDAFSESDLRFLELFSREVAVALNTLELLVAEKVTTAANSTKQMLCEVADPVDEILNDATYILDKFGEKLPAAVSRLQNILKHTREIRDSIRKAGDVAGNGVAKGGGAGLMNQFQSPKLRHMRVLIVDSDKEIRRSAHEILGRFGVSVETAHNGEEALMMIRTHRYDAVVADIRLPDLKGSEFFQKVLEIDSRVEVILMAGFGYDANHSIVKARQMGLRSVIYKPFRMDQLVKAVEQAGGNPSGNSGVHRAAPALN, from the coding sequence ATGTCCCGCCCCCAATTCCTGGTCTACGGCCGATCGGACGCCTGCCTCGACGACGTCGTGGCGGGGCTGTCGCGGCATTGCGACGTCCGGGCGGTCCACACCCTCCGCGAAGCGATCACCGCCCTCCAGTCCGGCGGAATCCACGGTTTCTGCGTCCTCAACGAAGGAATCGCCTCGAGCGAGCTGCTCCTGGAGGCCGGCGGAATCCTGCGGGAGCTGCCGCAGGGGATCGCCGTCCTCGACCCGCAGGGGAACATCCTGTGGGCCAACGGCCAGTTCCGCGAGCTGACCCGGGCGGAACAGGATGTCGTCGGCAAGGGGCTGTTCGACACCCTTTCCGGCTACGAGTTCCTGCCGGGCGAGTACTCGCCGGTCCAGGCCGCCCTTCAGTCCAACCAGCTCGCCTCGGCGACGCTCAAGTCGAGCGATTCCACCTTCCTGACGATCGAAGTCAAACCGGTCTCAGAATCGGCCTGCGCCGGACCGGCGCTCCTGCTGGCGGTGGTCCACGACGTCACGGCCTCCTGGTCGGCCCGCCAGAAGATCGAAGCGATCTACGCCGCCGGATTCGAGCTGGGCGATCTCCAGCCCGAGGAGGTGGTCGACCTCTCGGTGGAGGACCGGGTCGAGCTGCTGAAGGACAAGATCCTCCGCTACACCCAGGATCTGCTGAAGTTCGAGACGGTCGAAATCCGGCTCCTCAACGAAGAGACGGGAATCCTGACGCCGCTCCTCTCCGTCGGGATGGGGACCGCGGCACAGCGGGAGCTGAAAGCCCTGCCGGAAGAAAACGGCGTCACCGGCTTTGTTGCAACGACCGGCCAGAGCTACCTCTGCATGGATACGCAGCGGGACTGCCACTACCTTCCCGGCGCTCCCGGAGCCCGCAGCTCGCTCACTGTCCCACTGGTGCTGCACGATCAGGTCCTCGGGACGTTCAACGTCGAGAGCACGAAACCGGACGCGTTCTCGGAAAGCGACCTGCGGTTCCTGGAACTGTTCTCCCGCGAGGTCGCGGTCGCGCTCAACACGCTTGAGTTGCTGGTCGCCGAAAAGGTGACCACGGCGGCCAACAGCACAAAGCAGATGCTGTGCGAGGTGGCCGACCCGGTCGACGAGATCCTCAACGACGCGACCTACATCCTCGACAAGTTCGGCGAGAAACTCCCCGCCGCAGTCAGCCGCCTGCAGAACATTCTGAAGCACACGCGCGAGATCCGGGACTCGATCCGCAAGGCGGGAGATGTCGCTGGAAACGGTGTCGCCAAGGGAGGGGGCGCGGGGCTGATGAACCAGTTCCAGTCCCCCAAGCTGCGGCACATGCGGGTCCTGATCGTCGACTCCGACAAGGAAATCCGCCGCTCCGCCCACGAGATCCTGGGCCGCTTCGGGGTCAGCGTCGAGACGGCTCACAACGGCGAAGAGGCTCTGATGATGATCCGGACGCACCGCTACGACGCGGTCGTAGCGGACATCCGGCTTCCCGACCTGAAGGGCTCCGAGTTCTTCCAGAAGGTGCTGGAGATCGACAGCCGCGTGGAAGTGATCCTGATGGCGGGCTTCGGCTACGACGCCAACCATTCGATCGTCAAAGCCCGGCAGATGGGCCTCCGCTCGGTGATCTACAAACCGTTCCGGATGGACCAGCTCGTGAAGGCGGTCGAGCAGGCCGGCGGCAATCCCAGTGGAAACAGCGGTGTCCACCGGGCGGCTCCGGCGCTGAATTGA
- a CDS encoding serine hydrolase domain-containing protein, translated as MSLADRLPRTVQTILNGVEKGWHHGIQLYVSRNGETIADDAIGTGGEVDGKPRPFDSRTLMLWLSSGKPVTAVAVMRLVERGLVDLDTAAAEYVPEFGTRGKERITLRHLLTHTAGLEPVLSGWPHQPWDSIVQRVCEAGIQDGFVVGESAAYDPARTWFLLGEIVRRIEGRDIEHVVREEILEPLGMTDSWMAIPKQIHRAYGDRIGVMYSVKDGSLHATHGHQEDVCRAPSPGGSCRGPARELGRFYEMLLAGGRAGERQILAPETVTLMTQRHREDRFDQTFKHRVDFGLGVIVNSNRYGPDTVPYGFGRHSSDRAFGHGGAQSSIGFADPTHGLAVAAVANGCPGEPAHNKRFRIMLTTLYEELGLSGA; from the coding sequence ATGTCGCTCGCGGACCGCCTCCCCCGAACTGTTCAAACAATTCTCAACGGCGTCGAGAAAGGGTGGCACCACGGGATCCAGCTCTACGTCTCACGGAATGGGGAGACGATCGCCGACGACGCGATTGGAACCGGCGGTGAGGTCGACGGAAAACCCCGCCCGTTCGACTCCCGCACGCTCATGCTCTGGCTCTCCTCCGGTAAGCCGGTGACGGCCGTCGCGGTCATGCGGCTGGTCGAGCGGGGACTCGTCGATCTCGACACCGCGGCGGCGGAATACGTCCCGGAATTCGGCACGCGAGGCAAGGAGCGGATCACCCTCCGCCACCTCCTCACACACACCGCCGGGCTGGAGCCCGTCCTCTCCGGATGGCCGCACCAGCCGTGGGATTCGATCGTCCAGCGGGTCTGCGAAGCGGGGATCCAGGACGGCTTTGTCGTCGGAGAGAGCGCCGCCTACGACCCGGCCCGGACCTGGTTCCTCCTCGGAGAGATCGTCCGCCGGATCGAAGGCCGGGACATCGAGCATGTCGTCCGGGAAGAGATCCTCGAACCGCTGGGGATGACCGACTCGTGGATGGCAATCCCCAAGCAGATCCACCGGGCCTACGGCGACCGGATCGGCGTCATGTACTCGGTGAAGGACGGCTCGCTCCACGCCACCCACGGACATCAGGAAGACGTCTGCCGCGCCCCCTCCCCCGGCGGGAGCTGTCGCGGACCAGCCCGGGAGCTCGGGCGGTTTTATGAGATGCTGCTGGCAGGCGGCCGCGCCGGAGAACGGCAGATCCTCGCTCCGGAAACCGTCACCCTGATGACGCAGCGGCACCGCGAGGACCGCTTCGATCAGACGTTCAAGCACCGGGTCGACTTCGGCCTGGGGGTCATCGTCAACTCGAACCGCTACGGGCCGGACACCGTCCCGTACGGGTTCGGCAGGCACAGCTCGGATCGGGCCTTCGGCCACGGCGGCGCTCAGTCGTCGATCGGGTTCGCTGACCCAACCCACGGGTTGGCGGTCGCCGCCGTCGCGAACGGCTGCCCCGGCGAACCGGCGCACAACAAGCGTTTCCGGATCATGCTGACGACGCTCTACGAGGAGCTCGGACTCAGCGGTGCCTGA
- a CDS encoding RNA polymerase sigma factor, with product MSSPYLKDPDVQLMLRVKKGDEQAFGQLVSNYQDRLIGLLTNMVGDRETAEDLTQELFLRVYRARNGYEANAKFSTWVFSIAHNLASNSRRSKGRRKEVALAPADSGAQSTGVEANLAEKSAMMPTRQLAKNELMERVQDAIGQLNERQRMGLLLHKFEGLSYEDIGLAMEMTPQAVKSLLSRAREQLREVLESYVK from the coding sequence ATGAGTTCGCCATACCTCAAGGATCCCGACGTCCAGCTCATGCTGCGCGTCAAAAAAGGGGACGAGCAGGCGTTTGGCCAGCTCGTCTCCAACTACCAGGACCGGCTGATCGGCCTCCTGACCAACATGGTCGGAGACCGCGAGACCGCCGAAGACCTGACCCAGGAACTGTTCCTGCGGGTCTACCGGGCCCGCAACGGCTACGAGGCCAACGCCAAGTTCTCCACCTGGGTCTTCAGCATCGCCCACAACCTGGCGAGCAACTCCCGCCGCTCCAAAGGACGCCGCAAGGAGGTCGCCCTGGCCCCCGCCGACTCCGGCGCTCAGTCGACGGGTGTCGAAGCGAACCTCGCGGAAAAGTCCGCCATGATGCCGACCCGGCAACTGGCCAAGAACGAGCTGATGGAACGGGTCCAGGACGCCATCGGCCAGCTCAACGAACGGCAGCGGATGGGACTGCTGCTGCACAAGTTCGAAGGGCTGAGCTACGAAGACATCGGACTGGCGATGGAGATGACCCCGCAGGCGGTCAAGTCGCTGCTGAGCCGGGCCCGCGAACAGCTGCGGGAAGTCCTCGAATCCTATGTGAAGTGA
- a CDS encoding DUF3106 domain-containing protein has product MSVAKGFAVLMVAAAAGVAGGAVLMPPERPDVRKNWDRIAEMSPSERTRLDQKFRAYQALTPEAQSRLRTLYRALEQDRQTKNGLNTSAMNDYVAWISTIPAASREQLSATTDPAERITAMRTILSEQQARKTPELAEMSGPLKISRAELADVISIVEEHVRPTLSSDDEATLEGLKSRPAVYRDAFIVTKLSSKFPAQPDPATLPPPWSQGLFDDLTRRAQNPGIRMMVQQAMQMPRGRWGMAVGLNWRLLNAVRLELRRELMTRKAGESELESHFLSLGQAEQDRLSRLSADDFRSALRMSFFGKTESVLRDFRTEYDRFDEITKRWAPFQRRPDGPPGRPEGMGRPDGFGPGDRRPGRGEFGPPDGPRGEFRGGERDRFRPDDRRPPGENGPPPRSEDRRQND; this is encoded by the coding sequence GTGAGCGTCGCTAAGGGATTCGCCGTGCTGATGGTGGCGGCTGCCGCGGGAGTGGCGGGCGGAGCGGTCCTGATGCCGCCGGAACGCCCGGATGTCCGCAAGAACTGGGACCGGATCGCCGAGATGTCGCCCTCTGAACGGACGCGTCTCGATCAGAAGTTCCGGGCCTACCAGGCCCTGACGCCCGAGGCCCAGAGCCGGCTCCGGACGCTGTACCGCGCCCTCGAACAGGATCGGCAGACGAAGAACGGCCTCAATACGAGCGCGATGAACGACTATGTGGCCTGGATCTCGACGATCCCGGCCGCCAGCCGGGAACAGCTCTCCGCCACGACGGACCCGGCCGAGCGCATCACGGCGATGCGGACGATCCTGAGCGAGCAGCAGGCCCGCAAGACTCCTGAGCTCGCCGAGATGTCCGGCCCCCTGAAGATCAGCCGGGCCGAGCTGGCGGATGTGATCTCGATTGTGGAGGAGCACGTCCGACCGACGCTCTCGTCCGACGACGAGGCGACTCTCGAGGGCCTGAAGTCGAGACCCGCCGTCTACCGCGACGCCTTCATTGTTACGAAGCTCTCGTCCAAGTTCCCGGCCCAGCCGGATCCGGCCACGCTCCCTCCGCCGTGGTCGCAAGGGTTGTTCGACGACCTGACCCGCCGGGCTCAGAATCCGGGGATCCGGATGATGGTTCAGCAGGCGATGCAGATGCCGCGGGGGCGGTGGGGGATGGCGGTCGGTCTGAACTGGCGGCTCCTCAACGCGGTCCGGCTGGAGTTGCGGCGCGAGCTGATGACCCGTAAGGCGGGCGAAAGCGAACTGGAATCGCACTTCCTCTCGCTCGGCCAGGCGGAGCAGGACCGGCTTTCCCGACTGTCGGCCGACGACTTTCGTTCGGCGCTGCGAATGTCGTTTTTCGGCAAGACCGAGTCGGTGCTCCGCGATTTTCGGACGGAGTACGACCGATTCGACGAGATCACAAAGCGGTGGGCCCCCTTCCAGCGGCGTCCCGACGGTCCGCCGGGACGACCGGAAGGGATGGGACGTCCCGATGGCTTCGGTCCAGGTGACCGTCGTCCGGGGCGGGGAGAGTTTGGCCCGCCGGACGGCCCGCGCGGGGAATTCCGGGGGGGAGAACGCGACCGGTTCCGGCCGGATGACCGACGCCCGCCCGGTGAGAATGGTCCGCCGCCCCGTTCCGAGGATCGACGCCAGAACGACTGA
- a CDS encoding endonuclease/exonuclease/phosphatase family protein, with product MSTTLAPRPTSGPAAPPPIRTSRRSFLTPRRRRTDVAGTVRVDQVITWLSVVNLVGVVGVMALLCMVSDEWWLSAALSFLPRAPWGIPALVLLIASAFRAPWMILTNAAALLVVAAPVMGFTTPAAAVPPARDSAITVVSSNIQFGSGQPLKLGMEFDRLHPQILMLQEAHAGTETFTKQLAGWSVVHVGEFLVASPHPVRLIEEFRFEPFERRAAILCEVALPSGPVRVCDTHLNTPRHAFGELHWHSPLTGAGIEAVTEFFALRKQEAAELRRFVEEGSAGLPVLIGGDFNTPAFSSTLTTTWQGFTNTFEAAGFGYGYTSPCNTDSRWPHNTPWVRIDHIFAGPEWSVHEAGIGTTDGSDHRLIYSVVSPDRI from the coding sequence ATGTCGACCACCCTCGCTCCCCGCCCGACCTCCGGCCCCGCCGCTCCCCCGCCCATTCGGACGTCGCGGCGGTCCTTCCTCACTCCCCGCCGCCGGCGGACGGACGTGGCCGGGACGGTCCGCGTCGACCAGGTCATCACCTGGCTGTCCGTCGTGAACCTCGTCGGCGTCGTCGGCGTGATGGCCCTGCTCTGCATGGTTTCCGACGAGTGGTGGCTGAGCGCAGCCCTCTCGTTCCTCCCCCGCGCCCCGTGGGGTATTCCGGCCCTCGTACTCCTCATCGCCTCCGCGTTCCGCGCTCCCTGGATGATCCTGACGAATGCCGCCGCCCTGCTGGTCGTCGCGGCGCCGGTCATGGGATTTACCACTCCCGCCGCGGCCGTTCCTCCCGCTCGGGATTCGGCCATCACCGTCGTCTCGTCGAACATCCAGTTCGGTTCCGGCCAGCCGCTGAAGCTCGGTATGGAATTCGACCGGCTCCATCCCCAGATCCTGATGCTCCAGGAGGCCCACGCCGGAACCGAGACCTTCACGAAACAGCTGGCCGGCTGGTCCGTCGTCCATGTCGGCGAGTTCCTGGTCGCCTCGCCTCACCCGGTGCGGCTGATCGAAGAGTTCCGCTTCGAGCCTTTCGAGCGCCGGGCGGCGATTCTGTGCGAGGTGGCCCTTCCCTCCGGCCCGGTCCGGGTCTGCGATACGCACCTCAATACGCCCCGTCACGCCTTCGGCGAGCTGCATTGGCACTCACCGCTTACAGGAGCCGGGATCGAGGCGGTCACGGAGTTCTTCGCTCTCCGGAAGCAGGAAGCGGCTGAGCTGAGGCGGTTCGTCGAAGAGGGTTCGGCCGGGCTCCCCGTGCTGATCGGCGGCGACTTCAACACGCCCGCCTTCAGCAGCACGCTCACGACCACCTGGCAAGGGTTCACGAACACATTCGAGGCGGCCGGTTTTGGCTACGGCTACACAAGCCCCTGCAACACCGACTCCCGCTGGCCGCACAATACGCCCTGGGTCCGGATCGACCACATCTTCGCGGGGCCCGAATGGAGCGTTCACGAAGCGGGGATCGGCACGACCGACGGCTCGGACCACCGGCTCATCTACTCTGTCGTCAGCCCGGACAGAATCTGA
- the lepB gene encoding signal peptidase I: MPDRVASNETDFDRRGVVRQVFESIIILGISVTLFRTFAAEGYLISTGSMAPSLLGYHKRVECPTCHYTFPRGVPVEDSPATLNANVHADPDQVDFLTVDDFASSRGEFCSCPNCGRHEISLAAFPKNEGDQLLVHKNVFDVRDPHRWEVVVFRNPDDPAQPYVKRVVGLPGETIRLLGGDVYAGGQLQRKPLSAQQGVRIPVDDHAFQPDETDPNWRPRWTAARKDSRWSTSPGRMVFQPDDETAGALDWIQFRNWITDGGRHTTEVPLLKRSLELPAAANGLVSFDANRRRLIAQGAMPAELRDELLSLNDDVETDKAILDLFERSHVAPITDTYGYNRDDAAAKDFPVHDLMVEFQVEPSDEGTFVVEMSDDQHTFVCQFQRAENRVSLLVDRETRPIREATLPKPKDEKERKPLTIEMSVMDRQVLVAVDGQVLFEPLMYAASKESRPSARSPVRLGASGGDVSIRDLRLYRDVYYTPKHESETREFVLGPSEFLVLGDNSPVSVDSRAWDHPAIDRSTLIGKPFIVHLPSRQAKIDLLGESRYIRLPDFSRVRYIR; the protein is encoded by the coding sequence TTGCCGGACCGTGTTGCGAGTAACGAGACCGACTTTGACCGCCGGGGCGTCGTGCGCCAGGTCTTCGAATCGATCATCATCCTCGGGATCTCGGTCACGCTCTTCCGGACCTTCGCCGCCGAGGGGTACCTGATCTCGACCGGCTCGATGGCCCCTTCCCTGCTCGGCTATCACAAGCGGGTCGAGTGCCCGACCTGCCACTACACCTTTCCGCGGGGAGTGCCGGTCGAAGACTCCCCGGCAACACTCAACGCCAACGTTCATGCCGACCCCGATCAGGTCGACTTCCTAACCGTCGACGACTTCGCCTCCTCGCGCGGGGAGTTCTGCAGCTGCCCCAACTGCGGGCGTCACGAGATCTCGCTCGCCGCGTTTCCGAAGAACGAGGGGGACCAGCTCCTTGTCCACAAGAACGTCTTCGACGTCCGCGATCCCCACCGCTGGGAAGTCGTGGTCTTCCGCAATCCGGACGATCCGGCCCAGCCCTATGTGAAGCGGGTGGTCGGGCTCCCCGGCGAGACCATCCGGCTCCTCGGCGGGGACGTCTACGCGGGGGGCCAGCTCCAGCGGAAGCCGCTCTCGGCCCAACAGGGAGTGCGGATCCCCGTCGATGATCACGCCTTCCAGCCGGACGAGACCGATCCGAACTGGCGGCCGCGGTGGACCGCGGCGCGGAAGGACTCGCGGTGGAGCACGAGTCCGGGGCGGATGGTGTTCCAGCCGGATGACGAGACCGCGGGGGCCCTCGACTGGATCCAGTTCCGCAACTGGATCACCGACGGGGGACGGCATACGACCGAAGTTCCACTCCTCAAGCGGTCGCTGGAACTCCCGGCCGCCGCAAACGGACTGGTTTCGTTCGATGCGAACCGCCGCCGTCTGATCGCCCAAGGGGCGATGCCTGCCGAGCTTCGCGACGAACTGCTGTCGCTCAATGACGACGTGGAGACCGACAAGGCAATCCTCGACCTCTTCGAGCGGTCGCACGTCGCTCCCATCACCGACACCTACGGCTACAACCGCGATGACGCGGCCGCGAAGGATTTTCCCGTCCATGACCTGATGGTCGAGTTCCAGGTGGAACCGTCGGACGAGGGGACGTTCGTCGTCGAGATGTCGGACGATCAGCACACGTTCGTCTGTCAGTTCCAGCGGGCCGAGAACCGCGTTTCGCTCCTCGTCGACCGCGAGACGCGGCCGATCCGTGAGGCCACTCTTCCGAAGCCGAAGGACGAGAAGGAGCGGAAGCCGCTGACGATCGAAATGTCGGTCATGGATCGTCAGGTTCTGGTCGCGGTCGACGGACAGGTTTTGTTTGAGCCGCTGATGTACGCCGCCTCGAAGGAGTCGCGGCCCTCCGCGCGATCGCCGGTCCGGCTGGGGGCTTCGGGAGGGGATGTCTCGATCCGCGACCTGAGGCTCTATCGGGACGTTTACTACACGCCGAAGCATGAGAGCGAGACGCGGGAGTTTGTCCTGGGGCCGAGTGAGTTTCTCGTCCTGGGAGACAACAGCCCGGTGTCGGTCGACAGCCGTGCGTGGGACCATCCGGCGATCGACCGCTCGACGCTGATCGGCAAGCCGTTCATCGTTCATCTTCCCTCACGGCAGGCGAAGATCGATCTGCTGGGGGAGTCGCGGTATATCCGGCTCCCGGACTTCTCGCGGGTCCGCTACATCCGCTGA
- the prfB gene encoding peptide chain release factor 2 (programmed frameshift): protein MLDSETRQECETLFQRITQLRGSLDYDVKVQRANEINDLMSAPNFWDNQEKAQGLIGELRRLNGTLKLLKDMIGGGDDLQVLIEFADADPTPENIQEVKTQLAQLREQIAGVELQASMANPEDASDVYITLQAGEGGTDSADFAEMLMRMYSRWAEDRGFSVELLYRSDAEEAGIRSGTILIKGDYAYGYLKGEMGQHRLVRMSPFGSGDKRQTSFAAVDVMPDIGEDINIDIDWEKDVREDKLRAQGAGGQHVNKTESAIRLTHEPTGVSVLCQNERSQHQNRAQAKKMLTAKLFQREQEKRDAEQAARRGEKSKIGFGGQTIRNYVLQPEQFVKDTRTDLKTTNPTEVLDGKLDPFIEAYLRWTITG from the exons ATGCTCGACAGCGAAACACGCCAGGAGTGCGAAACCCTCTTCCAACGGATCACCCAACTCCGGGGGTCTCTT GACTACGACGTCAAAGTCCAGCGAGCCAACGAGATCAACGACCTGATGAGCGCGCCGAACTTCTGGGATAACCAGGAGAAGGCCCAGGGACTCATCGGCGAACTGCGGCGACTCAACGGGACGCTCAAGCTCCTGAAAGACATGATCGGCGGCGGTGACGACCTCCAGGTCCTCATCGAGTTCGCCGACGCGGATCCGACCCCGGAAAACATCCAGGAGGTCAAGACGCAGCTCGCGCAGCTCCGCGAACAGATCGCCGGAGTCGAACTCCAGGCGAGCATGGCCAACCCTGAAGACGCCTCCGACGTCTACATCACCCTGCAGGCAGGCGAAGGGGGGACCGACTCCGCCGACTTCGCCGAAATGCTCATGCGGATGTACTCCCGCTGGGCCGAAGACCGCGGGTTCTCGGTCGAACTGCTCTACCGCTCCGACGCGGAAGAGGCGGGAATTCGGAGCGGCACGATCCTCATTAAGGGGGACTACGCCTACGGATATCTCAAGGGCGAGATGGGGCAGCACCGCCTGGTCCGGATGAGCCCCTTCGGCTCCGGTGACAAGCGGCAGACGTCGTTCGCCGCCGTGGATGTCATGCCGGACATCGGCGAGGACATCAACATCGACATCGACTGGGAGAAGGATGTCCGGGAGGACAAACTTCGTGCTCAGGGGGCCGGTGGACAGCACGTGAACAAGACGGAATCGGCCATCCGCCTGACCCACGAACCGACCGGGGTCTCCGTCCTCTGCCAGAACGAGCGGAGCCAGCACCAGAACAGGGCCCAGGCCAAGAAGATGCTCACCGCGAAGCTGTTCCAGAGGGAGCAGGAGAAGCGGGATGCCGAGCAGGCGGCGCGGCGGGGAGAGAAATCGAAGATCGGATTCGGCGGGCAGACGATCCGCAACTACGTCCTTCAGCCGGAGCAGTTCGTGAAGGACACACGGACAGATTTGAAGACGACCAATCCGACGGAAGTGCTGGACGGCAAGCTGGATCCGTTCATTGAGGCGTATCTGCGCTGGACGATCACGGGCTGA